A stretch of Mucilaginibacter terrae DNA encodes these proteins:
- a CDS encoding family 78 glycoside hydrolase catalytic domain, translating into MVNKKLYIAFLLLPLQVFAQALKVNNLQCEYKAAPQGVEAASPKLSWQLQSSGHNILQTSYRVLVADNAEALAKNTGNIWDSKKVSSSASIQVLYQGKPLQAAKTYYWKVMVWDNQQHTSGWSKPAEWQMGLLTKADWKGAQWIAYDKLPDSSHITPLIHLRGPKKLGLANDVLPLLRKTVSIKKPVKKATLYISGLGHFELSVNGTKTGDHFLDPGWTGYDKQALYVALDVTKQLKQGENAIGVMLGNGFFFIPRDVRYRKMTGAYGYPKMICRLVTEYTDGTTESVISDPSWKTAPGPITYTSIYGGEDYNANLEQKGWNKPGFNDAAWKKAIVVDGIPNLDAQVAEPLKVFEQFTAKSIKNLGEGVTGQYSKPKDSTIKQQVMRSRYLYDFGQNLSGIFELKVKGKKGDTVRVYPAELLAAEGTINQKGSGNPHYYDYVLKGDGEEVWQPRFTYYGFRYIQVENAVAPGETNLHKLPVISGLKSLHTRNAAPIVGEFSCSNELFNKTFALIDWAIKSNMASVFTDCPHREKLGWLEEAHLVGGSIRYIYDISNLSRKCINDMQVSQTAEGLVPEIAPEFTNFGGIFRDSPEWGSNSIIMPWYVYQWYGDKKVLADSYSMMQRYLTYLAGMAKENILSQGLGDWFDIGPKSPGLSQNTPQGITATAIYYYDLNIISQIARMLGKPADAVKYEKLAVEVRKAFNQKFFNPQTKQYGTGSQTANAMAVYFSLVDAKDKEAVIANIVQEIKDHNNTLTAGDIGYRYLLRVLDDAGRSDVIFDMNNRSDVPGYGYQLAKGATALTESWQALPGVSNNHLMLGHIMEWFYSGLGGIKQPDNVNGVGFRAIDIRPEPVGDVTSAQAKTQSPYGTISTKWEKKNGTFVLDVEIPANSRATVYLPVAKTAKLSMNGNVVQASAYEKGKAIVKVGSGVYRFEAR; encoded by the coding sequence ATGGTAAACAAAAAATTATATATCGCATTTTTACTGTTGCCTTTGCAGGTATTTGCGCAGGCGCTAAAGGTAAACAACCTGCAATGCGAGTACAAAGCCGCACCGCAGGGTGTGGAGGCTGCATCGCCAAAATTGAGCTGGCAGTTGCAAAGCAGCGGGCATAATATTCTCCAAACCTCGTACCGGGTACTGGTGGCCGATAATGCCGAAGCATTGGCCAAAAACACAGGCAACATTTGGGATTCGAAAAAGGTAAGTTCGTCGGCATCTATACAGGTACTATACCAGGGCAAGCCCCTGCAGGCGGCCAAAACTTATTATTGGAAGGTGATGGTTTGGGATAACCAGCAACACACCTCAGGATGGAGCAAACCTGCCGAATGGCAAATGGGCCTGTTAACCAAAGCCGACTGGAAAGGCGCGCAGTGGATAGCCTATGATAAACTCCCCGACTCATCGCACATTACCCCGCTTATTCACTTACGCGGCCCCAAAAAGTTAGGCTTAGCCAATGATGTGCTGCCCTTGCTGCGCAAAACAGTTTCGATTAAAAAGCCCGTTAAAAAGGCTACCCTATACATAAGCGGCTTAGGCCATTTTGAGCTGAGCGTAAACGGTACCAAAACCGGCGACCATTTCCTCGACCCGGGATGGACGGGCTATGATAAGCAAGCCCTGTACGTGGCGCTTGATGTAACCAAACAACTCAAGCAAGGCGAAAATGCCATAGGGGTAATGCTGGGCAACGGTTTCTTTTTTATTCCGCGCGATGTGCGTTACCGCAAAATGACTGGGGCATACGGCTATCCTAAAATGATATGCCGCCTGGTAACCGAATATACCGACGGTACTACCGAAAGCGTAATAAGCGACCCAAGCTGGAAAACCGCACCAGGTCCAATTACCTATACCAGCATTTACGGCGGCGAAGATTACAACGCTAACCTGGAGCAGAAGGGATGGAACAAACCCGGCTTTAACGATGCGGCCTGGAAAAAGGCTATCGTTGTTGATGGCATCCCCAATTTAGATGCACAGGTTGCCGAGCCGCTGAAAGTGTTTGAGCAATTCACCGCCAAAAGCATCAAGAATTTGGGCGAGGGCGTTACCGGTCAGTATAGCAAACCTAAAGACAGTACCATTAAGCAGCAGGTAATGCGCAGCCGGTATTTGTATGATTTTGGGCAGAACCTCTCGGGTATTTTTGAATTGAAGGTAAAAGGCAAAAAAGGCGATACCGTGCGCGTTTATCCTGCCGAGTTGCTGGCTGCCGAGGGAACGATAAACCAAAAAGGTTCGGGTAACCCGCATTATTATGATTACGTGTTGAAAGGCGATGGCGAAGAAGTTTGGCAGCCGCGTTTTACCTACTATGGTTTCAGGTATATTCAGGTAGAAAATGCCGTTGCACCGGGGGAGACAAATCTGCACAAACTGCCTGTGATAAGCGGGTTGAAGAGTTTGCACACGCGTAATGCTGCGCCAATTGTGGGTGAGTTTTCTTGCTCCAACGAGTTGTTTAATAAAACTTTTGCGCTGATAGACTGGGCGATAAAGAGCAATATGGCCAGCGTGTTTACCGATTGCCCGCACCGCGAAAAGCTGGGATGGCTGGAGGAAGCGCACTTGGTGGGTGGTTCAATACGCTATATTTATGATATTTCTAATTTGAGCCGCAAGTGTATTAACGATATGCAGGTATCTCAAACAGCCGAAGGCCTGGTGCCCGAAATTGCACCGGAGTTTACCAATTTTGGCGGCATTTTCCGCGATTCGCCCGAGTGGGGGAGTAATTCCATTATCATGCCCTGGTACGTTTACCAATGGTACGGCGATAAAAAAGTACTGGCCGATAGCTACAGTATGATGCAGCGTTATCTCACTTACCTGGCAGGTATGGCCAAAGAAAATATACTGAGCCAGGGTTTGGGCGATTGGTTCGACATCGGTCCAAAATCGCCAGGATTATCGCAAAACACCCCACAGGGCATCACAGCAACGGCTATTTATTATTACGACCTGAACATCATTAGCCAGATAGCCCGCATGCTGGGCAAACCTGCCGATGCCGTTAAATATGAAAAACTGGCTGTTGAGGTGCGCAAAGCCTTCAACCAAAAATTCTTTAACCCGCAAACCAAGCAATACGGCACCGGCAGCCAAACGGCCAATGCCATGGCGGTATACTTTAGTTTGGTGGACGCTAAAGACAAGGAAGCCGTAATTGCCAATATTGTACAGGAGATAAAAGATCACAATAATACACTCACCGCGGGCGATATTGGTTACCGTTACCTGCTCCGGGTACTTGATGATGCCGGCCGTTCGGACGTGATATTTGACATGAACAACCGCTCAGATGTACCGGGTTATGGCTATCAGTTGGCCAAGGGTGCTACTGCGTTAACCGAATCATGGCAGGCGCTGCCTGGTGTGTCAAACAATCACCTGATGCTGGGCCACATTATGGAATGGTTTTACAGCGGTCTGGGTGGCATTAAACAGCCTGATAATGTCAATGGTGTTGGTTTCAGGGCTATCGACATAAGGCCCGAACCAGTGGGTGATGTAACATCGGCGCAAGCCAAAACGCAGTCGCCTTACGGTACCATCAGCACTAAATGGGAGAAAAAGAACGGCACTTTTGTGCTGGATGTAGAGATACCCGCCAACAGCCGGGCAACGGTTTACCTACCGGTTGCCAAAACTGCAAAGCTGAGCATGAACGGTAACGTTGTGCAGGCTTCAGCGTATGAGAAGGGTAAGGCTATAGTAAAAGTGGGTTCGGGAGTTTATAGGTTTGAGGCGAGGTAA
- a CDS encoding glycosylase, whose product MKYKKIGLVLSLLFFAAATLLAQKAKKEVPESVMNDIYEKIKTPHKYGLALVPVENSKKMDCPTVFRKNGQWYMSYIIFDGRGYETWLAHSTDLLNWKTTGRILSFTDTTDWDSNQKAGYVGLQDPKWGGSYELQKYDNKYWMSYFGGNSTGYEKGLLSINMAYTEKDPAVVHEWSRLPKPVLMSTDSNVQWWDNHTMYKETVLWDKKKSLGHPFIMYYNANGDSVNKKRGAERIGMAFSDDLKTWTRYKNNPLLDHNIGITGDPYLQKIGDVWVMFYFGAFWKDKGGAFNRFACSYDLENWTEWKGDDLIKSSELYDDMFAHKSCVIKWKGVIYHYYCAVNKADQRGIAVATSKDMGKSKLNFIAPPPPKAKKN is encoded by the coding sequence ATGAAATATAAAAAAATAGGTTTAGTGCTGAGTTTGTTATTTTTTGCAGCTGCTACACTTTTGGCGCAAAAGGCAAAAAAGGAAGTGCCCGAAAGCGTAATGAACGACATTTACGAAAAGATAAAAACGCCGCACAAATATGGACTGGCGCTGGTTCCAGTGGAGAACAGCAAGAAAATGGATTGCCCAACCGTGTTCCGTAAAAATGGGCAGTGGTACATGAGCTACATTATTTTCGACGGCCGTGGTTACGAAACCTGGTTGGCTCACAGTACCGACTTATTGAACTGGAAAACCACCGGCCGCATCCTCTCTTTTACCGATACTACCGATTGGGACAGCAACCAAAAAGCGGGCTACGTAGGCCTACAAGATCCTAAATGGGGTGGCAGCTACGAACTTCAAAAGTATGATAATAAGTACTGGATGTCGTACTTTGGTGGAAACAGCACCGGTTATGAAAAAGGTCTGTTATCAATCAATATGGCTTACACCGAAAAGGACCCCGCCGTGGTACACGAGTGGAGCCGTTTGCCAAAACCAGTGCTCATGTCTACCGACAGCAATGTGCAGTGGTGGGATAACCACACCATGTATAAGGAAACGGTGCTTTGGGATAAAAAGAAATCGTTGGGGCATCCTTTCATTATGTATTACAATGCCAACGGCGACAGCGTGAACAAAAAGCGTGGTGCCGAGCGTATAGGCATGGCTTTTTCGGACGATTTAAAAACCTGGACGCGTTACAAGAACAACCCGCTATTAGACCATAACATTGGCATAACCGGCGACCCATACCTGCAAAAAATTGGCGATGTTTGGGTAATGTTCTATTTCGGGGCATTTTGGAAAGACAAGGGAGGCGCGTTCAACCGTTTTGCCTGCTCATACGACCTGGAAAACTGGACCGAATGGAAAGGTGACGACCTAATCAAATCAAGCGAGCTGTATGACGATATGTTTGCGCATAAATCATGCGTAATAAAATGGAAAGGTGTGATTTACCACTACTATTGCGCAGTAAATAAGGCCGATCAGCGTGGTATTGCGGTAGCTACCTCAAAAGATATGGGCAAGAGTAAATTGAACTTTATTGCTCCCCCGCCGCCGAAAGCGAAGAAGAATTAA
- a CDS encoding sugar-binding domain-containing protein, translating into MRLKFLSVLAVLMFSLAVAYAQTGRKVESFNSNWRFYLGDENNAKYADYNDSEWRQLTVPHDWSIEGKFDEKNPTGQAGGGLPAGIGWYRKTFTVPQTAQGKNVFIDFDGVYCNSEVWINGHSLGKRPNGYISFQYDLTPYLNYGAQKNVIAVKVDNSAQPNSRWYSGSGIYRNVWLTTTSKSYIPQWGTFVTAQVNAANAIVHMQTQVVVKQKGLHLKASVLTQSGQLVNSITTALDGNDSLATINQNIIVGQPKLWSVDNPYLYKVVFQVLSGKQVIDKYVTPIGIRSFNFDADKGFSLNGERMKIKGVCMHHDLGALGAAVNVRAMERQLEILKAMGCNAIRTSHNPPAPEYLGLCDRMGFIVMDEAFDMWAKKKNKQDYYQYFPAWHKARFGRPDQARP; encoded by the coding sequence ATGCGGTTAAAGTTTTTAAGTGTATTAGCAGTATTAATGTTTAGCCTGGCTGTGGCGTATGCCCAAACCGGACGTAAGGTAGAAAGCTTCAACAGCAACTGGCGGTTTTATTTAGGTGACGAAAATAACGCTAAATATGCTGATTATAATGATAGCGAATGGCGGCAACTTACTGTTCCGCATGACTGGAGCATTGAGGGAAAGTTTGACGAAAAGAACCCGACCGGGCAGGCCGGAGGTGGTTTGCCAGCCGGCATAGGCTGGTACCGCAAAACGTTCACCGTACCGCAAACTGCGCAGGGCAAGAATGTTTTTATTGATTTTGACGGTGTGTATTGCAACAGTGAAGTTTGGATAAACGGGCATTCGCTGGGTAAGCGGCCTAACGGGTATATCTCGTTTCAGTATGATTTAACGCCTTATTTAAATTATGGTGCGCAAAAAAATGTTATAGCCGTTAAGGTAGATAATTCGGCACAGCCTAATTCGCGCTGGTATAGCGGGTCGGGTATTTACCGCAATGTGTGGTTAACCACTACCTCAAAATCATACATACCGCAGTGGGGAACGTTTGTAACTGCACAGGTTAATGCGGCTAATGCTATTGTGCACATGCAAACGCAGGTAGTGGTTAAGCAAAAAGGATTACATTTAAAGGCTTCGGTACTTACGCAATCGGGGCAGCTGGTTAACTCTATTACCACTGCTTTAGATGGTAACGACAGTCTGGCTACCATCAATCAAAATATCATAGTAGGTCAGCCTAAATTATGGTCGGTTGATAACCCTTATTTGTACAAAGTGGTTTTTCAGGTGCTTTCGGGTAAGCAGGTTATAGATAAGTACGTTACGCCAATAGGCATCCGCAGCTTTAATTTTGATGCAGATAAGGGCTTTTCGCTCAATGGTGAGCGCATGAAAATAAAGGGTGTTTGTATGCACCATGATTTAGGTGCGTTAGGCGCGGCTGTAAACGTGCGTGCTATGGAGCGCCAGCTGGAGATTTTGAAAGCCATGGGTTGTAATGCTATCCGCACCTCACACAATCCACCTGCGCCGGAGTATCTTGGTTTGTGCGACCGTATGGGCTTTATTGTGATGGATGAAGCCTTTGATATGTGGGCCAAAAAGAAGAACAAGCAGGATTATTACCAGTATTTCCCCGCATGGCACAAGGCGCGATTTGGAAGACCAGATCAAGCGCGACCGTAA